In Mycobacterium sp. Aquia_216, a genomic segment contains:
- a CDS encoding M1 family metallopeptidase, whose translation MKASAKKAPPSDVIDEYLPKNGNAGYQVSRYELDLDYKVALNRLSGSATVTAVTLTELQRFSLDLSNALTVSKVSVNGKRVDQFSCRGGKLHIRLGVKLPTGATLSIVVRYGGSPRPIRSLWGNVGFEELTDGVLVAGQPNGAASWFPCNDHPSAKAAFHLQISTESRYLVIANGQLLSRRARASRTVWTYEQREPTSTYLITLQIGSYEMRRLARTPVPIRAALPARLRREFDHGFARQPEMMTLFIELFGPYPLATGYTVVVTDDPLEIPLEAQGISIFGANHCDGTRSSERLIAHELAHQWFGNSVTAGQWRDIWLHEGFACYAEWLWSEHSGGPSADELARLHHAQLRSQPQDLLLADPGARDMFDDRVYKRGALTLHALRARLGSDNFFALLKDWTTRHRHGTAVTADFTGLAANYSDESLRELWEMWLYSTAVP comes from the coding sequence GTGAAGGCCTCCGCCAAGAAGGCGCCGCCGTCGGATGTGATCGACGAATACCTGCCGAAGAACGGCAACGCCGGTTACCAGGTGTCGCGCTATGAGCTGGATCTGGACTACAAGGTCGCATTGAACCGGCTGTCCGGCTCGGCGACGGTCACCGCCGTCACGTTGACCGAGTTGCAACGTTTCAGCCTCGACCTGTCCAACGCGTTGACGGTCTCGAAGGTGTCGGTGAACGGCAAACGTGTGGACCAATTCTCTTGTCGCGGTGGTAAATTGCACATCCGCCTGGGAGTGAAGCTGCCGACTGGGGCCACGTTGTCGATCGTGGTGCGCTATGGCGGTTCACCGCGGCCGATTCGTTCACTGTGGGGCAACGTCGGTTTCGAGGAACTGACCGACGGCGTGCTGGTCGCCGGGCAACCCAACGGCGCAGCCTCGTGGTTCCCCTGCAACGACCATCCCAGTGCCAAGGCCGCGTTCCATCTCCAGATCAGCACCGAAAGCCGATACCTCGTCATCGCCAACGGGCAGTTACTGTCGCGACGCGCGCGCGCGTCGCGCACCGTGTGGACCTATGAACAGCGCGAGCCGACGTCGACTTACCTGATCACCTTACAGATCGGCAGCTACGAGATGCGGCGGCTGGCCCGCACGCCGGTACCGATACGGGCCGCACTGCCCGCGCGCCTGCGCCGCGAGTTCGATCATGGTTTCGCCCGTCAACCAGAGATGATGACGTTGTTCATCGAACTGTTTGGACCGTATCCGCTGGCCACCGGGTACACCGTCGTTGTGACCGACGATCCGCTGGAGATACCCCTTGAGGCCCAGGGGATTTCGATCTTCGGCGCCAACCATTGCGATGGCACGCGATCCAGCGAGCGGCTAATCGCCCACGAATTGGCGCATCAGTGGTTCGGCAACTCGGTGACGGCGGGTCAGTGGCGCGACATCTGGCTGCACGAAGGATTCGCGTGTTATGCGGAGTGGTTGTGGTCGGAGCACAGCGGCGGCCCCAGTGCCGACGAACTCGCCCGGCTGCACCATGCGCAGCTGCGGTCCCAGCCTCAAGATCTGCTGCTGGCGGATCCCGGAGCGCGCGACATGTTCGACGATCGCGTATACAAACGTGGGGCATTGACCTTGCACGCGCTGCGCGCGCGGTTGGGTAGCGACAATTTCTTTGCGCTACTGAAGGATTGGACCACGCGGCATCGTCACGGCACCGCCGTCACCGCCGACTTCACCGGCCTGGCCGCCAACTACTCCGACGAGTCACTGCGGGAGTTGTGGGAGATGTGGTTGTACTCGACGGCCGTGCCGTGA
- a CDS encoding LLM class flavin-dependent oxidoreductase: MVLTVLRFNFASPQGDPRVQSQLLSGALELVQWGESHGVTSVSVDEHHATGHGWSCNPIMAAAMFLARTSTMIASVDCALGPLWNPVRLAEDIALVDNMSRGRLHTTVGLGYRPVEYDSLGLDFSQRGALMDDLVAQVLAAWSGAGAGICTGTWTRPHPPLYVGGGARATARRAARFGLPLSLADHLPDIAAYYRELCAAAGIKPLILMPGPINRGMIYLHEDPDRAWAELGEYILWEAVTYGEWSSDQRSLMHLPGVRTLDEVRASGRYRFLTPDQLIAEIRDSDGDYGPLVLHPLVGGLPVDEAWKSVQLLTDTVLPALISS; the protein is encoded by the coding sequence ATGGTATTGACGGTGCTGCGCTTCAACTTCGCCTCCCCGCAAGGGGACCCACGCGTCCAGAGCCAGCTCCTCTCGGGCGCGCTGGAATTGGTGCAATGGGGTGAGTCGCACGGCGTCACGTCGGTGAGCGTCGACGAGCACCACGCCACCGGCCACGGGTGGAGTTGCAACCCGATCATGGCCGCGGCCATGTTCCTGGCGCGCACCTCGACGATGATCGCCAGCGTGGATTGCGCGCTGGGGCCGCTGTGGAATCCGGTCCGGCTCGCCGAGGACATCGCGCTCGTCGACAATATGAGCCGCGGGCGGCTGCACACCACGGTCGGCCTGGGTTATCGGCCTGTCGAATACGATTCGCTGGGACTGGATTTCAGTCAACGGGGCGCACTGATGGACGACCTCGTCGCGCAGGTGCTGGCGGCCTGGTCCGGTGCCGGGGCGGGAATCTGTACCGGTACCTGGACCCGACCGCATCCACCGCTGTACGTCGGCGGCGGCGCGCGCGCCACGGCGCGGCGGGCGGCGCGTTTCGGGCTGCCGCTCAGCCTGGCCGACCATCTGCCCGACATCGCCGCCTACTACCGCGAACTGTGTGCCGCCGCGGGCATCAAGCCGCTCATCCTGATGCCCGGGCCTATCAACCGCGGAATGATCTACCTGCACGAGGACCCCGACCGGGCGTGGGCCGAACTCGGCGAGTACATCCTCTGGGAGGCAGTCACTTACGGTGAATGGTCATCCGACCAACGATCCCTGATGCACCTGCCCGGCGTCCGGACACTGGACGAGGTCAGGGCGTCGGGCAGATACCGGTTCCTGACTCCTGACCAGCTCATCGCCGAAATCCGGGACAGCGACGGCGACTACGGACCACTGGTGTTGCACCCGCTGGTCGGCGGCCTGCCAGTCGACGAAGCGTGGAAATCGGTGCAGCTGCTGACCGACACCGTGCTGCCCGCGCTGATCTCCTCGTAG
- a CDS encoding VOC family protein: MSFVLQPKDFYHTGIVVPDLDAAMTRLTALAGYRWITPLSYTLPFRTTAGVRELTSTIVYSVQAPHLELVQEVPGTPWTAAPGNAVHHVGYFTDSLVETARALESNGFTFEMTGEVPGSEFGMFAYYVDAFGTRIEVVDRALFPDFAAFVESIAASGPAGV; the protein is encoded by the coding sequence ATGTCATTCGTATTGCAGCCCAAAGACTTCTATCACACCGGTATCGTCGTTCCCGACCTCGACGCCGCGATGACCCGCCTCACTGCACTGGCCGGCTACCGGTGGATCACCCCGCTCAGCTATACGTTGCCCTTCCGTACGACGGCCGGGGTTCGCGAACTGACCTCGACGATCGTCTACTCGGTCCAGGCCCCGCACCTCGAACTCGTCCAAGAGGTTCCGGGAACGCCGTGGACCGCAGCGCCGGGTAACGCCGTCCACCATGTCGGCTATTTCACCGACAGCCTGGTCGAGACCGCGCGTGCGTTGGAGAGCAACGGTTTCACCTTCGAAATGACCGGTGAAGTACCGGGTTCGGAGTTTGGGATGTTCGCCTACTACGTCGACGCGTTCGGCACCCGCATCGAGGTCGTCGATCGCGCATTGTTCCCCGACTTCGCCGCGTTCGTCGAATCCATTGCCGCGTCGGGTCCCGCCGGAGTCTGA
- a CDS encoding MBL fold metallo-hydrolase, with the protein MGSQEFEPVYRSRPGADGLRPAAAERAEQIAPGLWCSPGLSNAYLLTTGDGRVIVNTGMGFEGPVHRANFDAVDSSPVRYIIFTQGHVDHVGGLDSVRDPDTTVVAQANWIKWRDDNERLIPYRASRSAFAFKDILSAGIEAIQRRLGTTRLPGQSVPTVDLDFEDTLTLEVGGRRLELISVPGGETTDSLVIWLPDERICLCGNTFGPIFGHIPNLVTIRGDRYRDALTAIASVERVRDLEPELLVTGHFEPIAGAERIHRELNRLRDAIEYIHDQTVAGMNAGKDVQTLMREISLPAEYEVGQGYGKVSWDVRAVWENYSGWFHHRSTTELYPIGFDAVGTDVVELAGADALVGRARAHLAENRPLHAIHLAELVTTAQPAHPGAREVLREAHESLLGSTTNFWERAWLSRQITRNS; encoded by the coding sequence ATGGGTAGCCAAGAGTTCGAGCCGGTCTACCGCAGCAGGCCGGGCGCCGACGGCCTGCGTCCGGCGGCTGCCGAACGGGCCGAGCAGATCGCCCCGGGACTGTGGTGCTCGCCGGGCCTGTCGAACGCGTACCTGCTCACCACCGGCGATGGCCGGGTGATCGTCAACACCGGCATGGGCTTCGAGGGTCCGGTGCACCGCGCCAACTTCGACGCCGTCGACTCCTCGCCGGTGCGCTACATTATCTTCACCCAAGGCCACGTGGACCACGTCGGTGGCCTGGACAGCGTCCGCGATCCCGATACAACCGTTGTCGCCCAGGCCAACTGGATCAAGTGGCGAGACGACAACGAGCGCCTCATCCCCTACCGCGCGAGCCGCAGCGCCTTCGCGTTCAAGGACATCCTGTCGGCGGGCATCGAAGCCATTCAACGTCGCCTCGGCACCACCCGGCTGCCTGGTCAGAGTGTTCCCACTGTCGACCTCGACTTCGAAGACACGCTCACCCTCGAAGTCGGCGGACGTCGCTTGGAGCTGATCTCGGTCCCGGGCGGTGAGACCACCGACTCGCTGGTGATCTGGCTTCCCGATGAGCGAATATGTCTGTGCGGAAACACCTTCGGTCCGATATTCGGTCACATTCCCAACCTCGTCACGATACGCGGGGACCGCTATCGTGACGCCCTGACCGCCATCGCGTCGGTCGAGCGGGTCCGCGATCTTGAGCCGGAACTCCTGGTGACCGGTCACTTCGAACCGATCGCGGGCGCCGAGCGCATCCACCGCGAGCTCAACCGGCTGCGCGACGCCATCGAGTACATTCACGACCAGACCGTGGCCGGGATGAACGCCGGAAAAGATGTCCAGACGCTGATGCGCGAGATCTCCTTACCCGCGGAATACGAAGTGGGCCAAGGCTATGGAAAGGTCTCCTGGGATGTGCGCGCAGTATGGGAGAACTACTCGGGTTGGTTCCACCACCGGTCGACCACCGAGCTCTATCCCATCGGGTTCGACGCCGTCGGTACCGACGTGGTGGAACTGGCCGGAGCTGACGCGCTCGTGGGCCGAGCGAGGGCACACCTCGCCGAGAACCGCCCACTGCATGCCATCCACCTTGCCGAGCTCGTTACCACCGCGCAGCCGGCGCATCCTGGGGCGCGCGAAGTGCTGCGGGAAGCCCATGAAAGTCTGCTGGGCAGCACCACTAATTTCTGGGAAAGAGCCTGGCTCTCGCGACAAATCACGCGTAACTCCTGA
- a CDS encoding sulfotransferase family protein, which translates to MGAAGSDIADIDFDDLTSPQLTEVQRQILEFTEAKHVDFDIYRMLAEAAEQAGADDLDDTDGFGDRLTAHVAAIEADDGLRQLSRSTLRQRVVRLLRNRLSLTELVKRYPEIESISIERPIIVVGMPRSGTTHLVNLIAADPRRRALPYWESQEPVPARGEGPDVFGVDPRYARAKAEHDALMVSAPIVAAMHDRFPEAIEEEVELLDLDLAGYVLEWHARVPDWRDYYLTLDQTRHYAYLKKVLQVLTFLRGPQTWILKSPQHCEQLGPLMATFPDATVAFTHRDPVAVVQSAITMMAYSDRLRRTSIDPGWLLDYWTDRVHRLLSACVRDRDLVPSERSIDINFHQLNGNEIPVLEELYRRGGVELTPKVRKRFQHYLDGNPRGKHGRIRYDLQRHFGISADELRGRFGFYFDRFDVRAE; encoded by the coding sequence ATGGGCGCTGCGGGCTCCGACATCGCCGACATTGATTTCGACGATCTGACCTCCCCGCAGTTGACCGAGGTCCAGCGTCAGATTCTGGAATTCACCGAGGCCAAACACGTCGACTTCGATATCTACCGGATGCTCGCGGAGGCCGCCGAGCAAGCCGGTGCCGACGATCTGGACGACACCGACGGCTTCGGTGACCGCCTGACCGCGCACGTCGCCGCGATCGAAGCCGACGATGGCCTGCGGCAGCTCAGCCGTTCGACCTTGCGGCAACGAGTAGTTCGCCTGCTGCGAAACCGGTTGTCGCTGACCGAGCTAGTCAAGCGCTATCCCGAGATCGAGTCGATTTCGATCGAGAGGCCGATCATCGTCGTCGGGATGCCGAGATCCGGTACCACCCATCTGGTGAATCTCATTGCCGCGGACCCGCGCCGGCGGGCATTGCCGTATTGGGAGAGTCAGGAGCCGGTACCCGCGCGCGGCGAGGGCCCCGACGTCTTCGGGGTTGACCCGCGGTATGCGCGTGCCAAGGCCGAACACGACGCTCTGATGGTCAGCGCTCCCATAGTGGCCGCCATGCACGACCGGTTCCCCGAGGCGATCGAGGAGGAGGTGGAACTCCTGGATCTCGATCTCGCCGGCTATGTCCTGGAATGGCATGCCCGCGTTCCGGATTGGCGCGATTACTACCTTACGCTCGATCAGACGCGGCATTATGCCTATCTGAAGAAGGTCTTGCAGGTGCTGACGTTTCTGCGCGGCCCGCAGACCTGGATCCTGAAGAGTCCCCAGCATTGTGAGCAGCTCGGTCCACTGATGGCGACCTTTCCCGACGCGACGGTGGCCTTCACGCACCGCGATCCCGTCGCGGTCGTCCAGTCGGCCATCACGATGATGGCCTACTCCGATCGGCTGCGCCGCACGAGCATCGATCCGGGGTGGCTGCTGGACTACTGGACGGATCGGGTGCACCGACTGCTCAGCGCGTGTGTCCGCGACCGAGACCTGGTGCCATCCGAGCGCAGCATCGACATCAATTTCCACCAGCTCAACGGCAACGAAATACCGGTGCTCGAAGAGCTCTACCGGCGCGGCGGGGTCGAACTGACACCCAAGGTGCGCAAGCGGTTCCAGCATTACCTCGACGGCAATCCGCGCGGCAAACATGGCCGTATCCGCTACGATCTGCAACGGCACTTCGGGATCTCGGCCGACGAACTGCGTGGGCGGTTCGGCTTCTACTTCGACCGGTTCGACGTCCGCGCCGAATGA
- a CDS encoding IclR family transcriptional regulator, with translation MIRTVDAVQMPRQPASPPTERVVAVMRLLGSRPTRAFSLAEITRELGISRATGHAILTTLAAHQWVVRDIATAAYSWGPGIASLAKPAGDRVFHGILQQLAESTAAQAFLARREGSAIVVMDSAGESTSGMRIDRGLRMPLVAPFGRDYIAWSPATARRTWLEALGKPSTAQSRRITAVLSDIRERGYTVERLSREYLQVYSALRALRGDGEPDAITARLARAFADLTVIDVLDVELTGNGMHSIATISAPIFDDDGIVAMSISAAPFTDLTAAEVRRLSEQVRAAARRIEPGIASPTS, from the coding sequence ATGATACGGACGGTAGACGCGGTGCAGATGCCTCGTCAACCCGCTTCCCCGCCGACGGAGCGCGTGGTCGCGGTCATGCGGCTGCTCGGGTCTCGGCCCACGCGAGCGTTCTCCCTCGCGGAGATCACCCGCGAGCTGGGCATCAGCCGGGCCACCGGGCACGCAATCCTGACCACGCTGGCCGCTCATCAGTGGGTGGTGCGTGACATCGCGACGGCCGCCTACTCCTGGGGGCCCGGCATTGCGTCGCTGGCGAAGCCCGCCGGCGATCGAGTGTTTCACGGAATTCTGCAACAACTCGCAGAATCGACAGCGGCACAAGCATTTCTGGCCCGCCGGGAGGGCAGTGCCATCGTTGTGATGGACAGTGCCGGTGAATCGACTTCCGGGATGCGGATCGACCGGGGATTGCGCATGCCGCTGGTTGCTCCGTTCGGGCGCGATTACATCGCCTGGAGCCCGGCTACCGCGCGGCGCACCTGGCTGGAGGCTCTCGGCAAACCGTCCACCGCGCAATCGCGGCGAATCACCGCGGTGCTCAGCGATATTCGGGAACGGGGGTACACCGTCGAACGTCTCAGCCGCGAATACCTGCAGGTTTACAGCGCCCTGCGCGCGCTGCGCGGAGACGGCGAACCCGACGCGATCACCGCACGACTCGCCCGCGCATTCGCCGACCTCACGGTGATCGACGTCTTGGACGTGGAACTCACCGGAAACGGCATGCACAGCATCGCCACCATCTCCGCCCCGATATTCGACGACGACGGGATCGTCGCGATGTCGATCAGCGCCGCGCCCTTCACCGATCTGACTGCGGCCGAGGTGAGACGGCTGAGCGAGCAGGTCCGCGCCGCAGCACGACGGATCGAACCGGGGATCGCGAGCCCTACAAGTTAG
- a CDS encoding DUF2237 family protein, translating into MSERNVLGGPLQPCGTEPLTGYYRDGCCSSGPEDVGRHTICAVMTAEFLEHQRSIGNDLLTPVPEYRFPGLLPGDRWCVTALNWLRAHQDGCAAPVVLASTHERTLQVVPLTVLQEHQIDVPDDLANL; encoded by the coding sequence ATGTCCGAACGCAACGTGCTCGGCGGCCCGCTGCAACCGTGCGGAACCGAGCCCCTCACCGGCTACTACCGCGACGGTTGTTGCTCCAGCGGGCCCGAGGATGTCGGCCGTCACACGATCTGTGCGGTGATGACCGCCGAGTTCCTCGAGCACCAGCGTTCCATCGGCAATGACTTGTTGACGCCGGTTCCCGAATACCGATTTCCGGGCCTGCTTCCCGGCGACCGCTGGTGTGTTACCGCCCTGAATTGGCTTCGGGCTCACCAGGATGGCTGCGCGGCCCCGGTGGTGTTGGCCTCCACGCACGAACGCACCCTGCAGGTCGTCCCCCTGACGGTGCTGCAGGAACACCAGATCGACGTTCCCGACGACCTGGCTAACTTGTAG
- a CDS encoding PE family protein, translating into MQSMSFDPAVAGVGTQIVGSAMQAIAAGASASPTVTALIPAGADEVSTLAATQFAADATEMLALLNEAHTELARMGSALVEIARVYNDTDVAAAGRLHQIRPTIGYPLAG; encoded by the coding sequence ATGCAGTCCATGTCCTTCGACCCGGCTGTGGCTGGGGTTGGCACTCAGATCGTCGGCAGTGCGATGCAGGCCATCGCGGCCGGTGCATCCGCGTCGCCGACGGTGACCGCACTGATACCCGCCGGTGCGGATGAGGTCTCTACCCTGGCTGCGACGCAGTTCGCGGCGGACGCCACCGAGATGTTGGCTTTGCTCAACGAGGCGCACACCGAATTGGCGAGGATGGGCTCCGCACTGGTCGAGATTGCGCGGGTGTACAACGACACCGACGTCGCCGCGGCCGGCAGGCTTCACCAGATTCGACCGACGATCGGGTACCCACTGGCGGGCTAG